From the genome of Carassius gibelio isolate Cgi1373 ecotype wild population from Czech Republic chromosome B10, carGib1.2-hapl.c, whole genome shotgun sequence, one region includes:
- the LOC127966274 gene encoding dopamine beta-hydroxylase-like — MRLLNKDLRLQDVTLMYLTVLATVVVLLVASYQAPAVHSRPALAYHIPLDPSGQMELSWNISYPTQEVYLELKVKELRHGVLLGMSDRGEPTNADLVLLWDDGHKSYFGDAWSDNEGRVMLDTQQDYELLETHQSTEGFFLLFKRPFSTCDPHDYIIEEGTVHILYAVLERPILSLRELNISRLQPGVQRVLLLRPDAPSPALPKDVLTLEVLAPDVIIPTQETTYWCHIYQLPPNMPKNHIVMYESVITPGNEAIVHHMEVFECSPQMETVPQFSGSCDSKMKPRKLNYCRHVLAAWAMGAEPFFYPADAGSPLGGEGSSRFLRLEVHYHNPLLLSGRRDSSGIRLWYTPSLRRFDAGIMELGLVYTPVMAIPPRQPSFQLTGYCTAKCTQTALPVGGIHIFASQLHTHLAGLGVRTVLVRGGREVEVVQEDKHFSTHYQIIRVLRKMVTVLPGDALVTKCSYNTEDRNKVTMGGFGIMEEMCVNYVHYYPRTQLELCKSHVDTDYLQKYFSLINRFQGRDSCSCPGTTVEEQFSSLSWDGFSGEVLNSLYLTSPISMHCNQSTAELFPGEWEHQEIPVVTAALQRAPYPCELSRRASSENNNPTEVKPDSSV, encoded by the exons ATGCGTCTTCTGAATAAAGACCTGCGCTTGCAAGACGTCACCCTCATGTACCTCACCGTTTTGGCCACTGTGGTGGTGCTCTTGGTGGCATCTTACCAGGCTCCTGCGGTCCACTCCAGACCCGCCCTGGCCTACCACATCCCCTTAGACCCCTCGGGTCAGATGGAGCTGTCCTGGAACATCAGCTATCCCACCCAGGAGGTCTATCTGGAGCTGAAAGTCAAAGAGCTCCGCCATGGTGTTTTGCTGGGCATGTCCGATCGGGGAGAGCCCACAAATGCCGACCTGGTCCTTCTGTGGGACGACGGTCACAAATCCTATTTTGGG GATGCTTGGAGTGACAATGAAGGCCGAGTGATGTTGGACACTCAGCAGGACTATGAGCTGCTGGAGACTCATCAGTCGACTGAAGGCTTCTTCCTGCTCTTCAAAAGACCCTTCAGCACCTGCGACCCGCACGACTACATCATAGAG GAAGGTACTGTGCACATCCTCTACGCCGTGCTGGAGCGACCCATCCTATCTTTGCGAGAGCTCAACATATCCCGTCTCCAGCCTGGCGTCCAGCGAGTGCTGCTCCTGCGTCCAGACGCTCCGTCTCCTGCTCTCCCTAAAGATGTCCTCACGCTGGAGGTCCTGGCCCCTGACGTCATCATCCCCACTCAGGAAACCACTTACTGGTGCCACATCTATCAGCTCCCGCCCAATATGCCCAAGAACCACATTGTTATG TACGAGTCTGTGATCACTCCTGGTAATGAAGCCATCGTTCATCACATGGAAGTGTTTGAATGCTCTCCTCAGATGGAAACTGTGCCTCAATTCAGCGGCTCCTGCGATTCAAAGATGAAGCCCCGCAAACTCAATTACTGCCGACACGTTCTGGCTGCCTGGGCCATGGGAGCGGAG CCATTCTTCTACCCTGCTGATGCTGGCTCGCCTCTGGGAGGAGAAGGTTCTTCTAGGTTCCTTCGGCTTGAAGTTCATTACCACAACCCTCTCCTTTTATCAG GACGGAGGGACTCCTCAGGCATTCGTTTGTGGTACACTCCATCTCTGAGGAGGTTTGACGCAGGCATCATGGAGCTGGGGCTAGTCTACACCCCTGTCATGGCCATTCCTCCCCGCCAGCCCTCTTTCCAGCTGACTGGCTACTGCACCGCCAAATGCACACAGACG GCTCTTCCTGTAGGTGGGATACACATCTTTGCGTCCCAGCTGCACACTCATCTGGCTGGACTCGGGGTGAGGACCGTCCTGGTACGAGGAGGCAGAGAGGTGGAAGTGGTACAGGAGGACAAACATTTCAGCACTCATTACCAG ATTATCCGTGTTTTGAGGAAGATGGTGACTGTTCTGCCA GGCGACGCTCTCGTCACTAAGTGCTCGTACAACACTGAAGACAGGAACAAAGTTACCATG GGGGGGTTTGGGATCATGGAAGAAATGTGTGTGAATTACGTCCATTATTACCCCCGCACACAGCTGGAGCTGTGCAAGAGCCACGTGGACACAGATTACCTGCAGAAATACTTCAGTCTCATCAACAG GTTTCAAGGACGTGACAGTTGCAGTTGTCCCGGGACTACGGTGGAAGAGCAGTTCTCCTCGCTGTCCTGGGACGGCTTCAGCGGGGAGGTGCTGAACTCCCTCTACCTTACCTCCCCAATCTCAATGCACTGCAACCAGTCCACCGCTGAGCTCTTTCCT GGTGAATGGGAGCATCAGGAGATACCGGTGGTGACGGCGGCGCTCCAGAGAGCCCCGTACCCGTGTGAATTAAGCCGTCGAGCGTCCTCTGAGAACAACAACCCTACAGAGGTCAAGCCCGACAGCAGCGTCTGA